Part of the Dehalococcoidia bacterium genome, TTTAGATTATTGAAAGGATATAAATAAATGGCAAAATATAAAGTAGTTTTTCTAGGTCCAGAGGATGATAATCTGGAATACGAAAAAGCAGAAATGGCAGATTTAGATGTTGAGTTTGTAAAGGCTAATCCACGTTCAGAGGGAGAGGCAATGGAAGTAGTGAAGGATGCTGATGCAATATTAAATAGAGCAGGATGGGGAAGTGAACAATTTATAAAGTCTACAAAAAACTGCAAAGTGCTAGCGGTTTATTCCCATGGATTTAATCATGTAGATGCAGAAGCTGCAACTGAACATGGAATGATGATAACAAATGGAGCAGGAATGTGCGCAGAAGAAGTATCTAATCAGGCTGTAGCTTTTACACTTGCACTAAATAGACAAGTAGTTCAGTATACACTTCAACTAAGAGATGGTGGAAAATGGAATGGTGGAGAATTTAGTCCTATTGAACCTCTTGATGAGCAAACTCTTGGTATTATAGGATTCGGAAATATAGGTAGGCAAATTGCAAGAAAACTTGGAGCATGGAGAATGAATACTCTTGTTTATGATCCGTATTGTCCTCCTTGGTTAATTAAGGAATATGGTGTTGAACAGGTATGGGAACTAAATGATATTTTCAAGAAGTCAGACTATGTCATAGCTATCGTGCCATTAAATCCTGAGACTTATCATATGATTGGCAAAGAACAATTTGATCATATGAAAGAAAGTGCTTACTTTATCAATGTTTGTAGAGGTTCTGTAGTTGACGAAAAAGACTTAATAGAAGCACTAAATAATAAAAAATTCAGAGGAGCTGGTCTGGATGTATTTGAACAGGAACCAGCTGATCCTAATAATCCTCTATTTAGTATGCCAAATGTAATTGTTGCTCCTCACATAGCTGGTCAATCAACAAGATCTGCGTGGTTATCTAGAAGAAGGGCTTCACAACAAGTAGCAGCTGTTCTAAGAGGACAAAGACCTTCAGCATTGCAAAATCCAGCTGTAACATCTAAGTTAGAAATGTTAAGTTCTATGCCAGCCAATGAGCCAAAATTATAGTAAATTTAGTCAATAAACTAACTTAATAATCTTCTATGTAAACCCAAATAATTATTTGGGTTTACAGGAAATAACATGGAGTGGAATCTCTAATTATGGTTAATAAAGAAAATGAAGGTAAAGTAATGACAGTGCTTGGGCCTATTAATCCAATAGAAGTGGGTAACACTACCACACATGACCATGTACTAATTAATTTTCAGGCAATTCTTACCGATCCGTTAAACCCTCTCGACAAAAAATATATGGAAGAAAAAATATCTTTGGAAAATATCGGTTGGGTAAGATTCAATTGGTCATCTTCTAGAGATAATCTAGTTTATGAAGATGAAGAAATAGCTTATGAAGAGCTTGGACATTACAAAAACTCTGGAGGGCAAACTATAGTTGATGTAACTAATATAGGTTTAGGAAGAAATCCAAATAAATTAAGAAATATCAGTAAAAAAACTGGTGTAAATATAGTAATGGGATCTGGGTTTTATGTAGAGCTTGCACAAAAAAAAGGATATGCGAAAGATGGAATTGAATCTATATTTGAAATTATTATGGATGACATAAAATTTGGAGCAGATAAAACAGATATTAGATCAGGTATTATTGGTGAAATTGGGTGTTCTTGGCCGTGGACTGATAATGAAAAACTTTCAATGGAAGCTTCTGTAATGGCACATAAAGAAACTGGACTTCCTTTGTTAATTCATCCTGGAAGAAATGAACTTGCGCCACTTGAAATTATAAATTACATATATAATCTGGGAGCTGACCTTAGTAATGTAGTAATGGGTCACGTAGATAGAACAATTTTTGATTTCAATATCTTAAAAGATACTTCTGAAACAGGTGTTTATATCAACCTTGATTTATGGGGACATGACAGCCCTTTCTATCCTCTTGCACCAGAAGCATATATGCCAGGAGATCATGAAAGATTAGATATGGTTGAATTTCTAATAGAAAATAGTTTTGAAGATAATATTTTATTAGCTCAAGATATTTGTACTAAACATAGACTGAAAAAATTTGGAGGTCATGGTTTTGATCATTTGCTTAAAAGAATTGTTCCATGGATGAAAAGCAGAAATATAGATAAAGAAAATATAGATAAGATGATGATTAAAAATCCTCAAACAATGCTTACAATAAAGTAATGATAAAAAAAATATTTCTAATACTTTTTGTACTATTCAGTTGTTCAAATGAAATAAGTAATCAATCTAATCCTGATAATATTTCTTTATTTGTAATCACTGAAGATATTACTTTAGGTGAAAACAGAGTAGTTTATACAGTTCTTGATAAAGAAGGAAATAATATTTCTGAAAATATGAATTTTAAATTGAAGAAAATAGATGATAGCAAAGAAATGATCATAGATGATTATGAGTTGGTAGACTGGCCTGGAAATAGGAGTGTATTTAAGAGTGATATAGCTTTTGATTCAACAGGTTACTGGGAGATTATTGGTGAATACAAAAAAAGTAATACAAAAGGGGTAATAGAAGTTAAGGAAATCTCTAGCACACTTAATACTGGGGAAAAAGTTTCTTCAATTAAGACCCCAAGTCTAGAAAATAAAAAAATAATAGATTTATCAACAGATATAGAGCCAGACATAAATTTATATTCTCATAGTTTAGATATTGCTTTAGAAAAGAAAGTTCCAATAATTCTTTCTTTTTCTACTCCAGGTTTATGTGTAACTGCTATATGTGCACCTCAGTTAAATGTCCTAAAGGAAATAAGAAGTAATTACCAAGACAAACTTATAGTTATTCATGTAGAAATTTGGGAAAATTTCAAAGAAATTATGAATACTGGCGATTTTTCTGTGGGAAACCTAAACGAATCAGTACAATTGTTTGGAATAACAAGTGAGCCTTGGACTTTCCTGATAAATAATAATGGTTTTGTAGAAAATAGATATCAAGGATTTGTTGACTATAAAGAATTAAAAAAAGACTTGAGTAAAATTAATGTTTATGATCAATAAATCTAAGATTAACGATTCTATGATAAGATTTTTCTGGACTTTCTGAGTTTTTTATTTTTTCAAACTCAACAAAAACTTTATCACCGTTTATCATATGAGATTGAAAATGTGAATATGTATAAGATAAATTTATTGTTTCTAAAGATTGAGCAGGATTAACATAGAATAATTTTGTATTGTCATCTTTATCTATAATTTTAATTTGAGAAACTCTTTTCGGATATCCTAATTTGTAAAGATTATCATGATCTTTTAGATCAGCCCAAATTGACTCTTTATTATCATTTTCAATCAAAATTCCGGGCTGGATAAAAGTAATTCTACCCTCAAAATCATTAGTAGCTGAACATGAGAATAAAAGAATAATAACTAATATAAGAAATTTATTCATCTTCTAACTCAATGAGTAATGCTTTAGCCTTATCTATAAGATGCTGCTTACGTGGATTTTTTGCAATTTCGATAGCTTCTTCAAAATCAAATTTCGCATCTGTTTTGTTACCAATTATTCTATATAATTGTCCTCTTTCAATATAGTAAGCTGGCTGAGATCTATCCATATCAATGGCTTTATTAAGTTCAATCATACCGTTATCAAAATCAAACATATTTACATAATTTTTACCTCTCCAAAAATAAATCGAAGAATCATCAGGTTCAATTTTTATAGCCAAATCAAAAATTTCTTTTGATTGATCATATAGTCCTTTTTGAGTCTTAACTGCACCTAATACAATCAATGCCCTTACATCATTCTGATCAATTTCTAAGGCTCTAGATGAGAATGTTTCTGAAGCATCATAATCTCCTAAATAATATAGAACCAAAGATTTTTTTGATAAATGAGAGGCTATTGAAGAGTTTATAGAAATAGCTTTATCTATATATTCTAATGATTGATCTAAATCATTTTGAAGTAATAATGATTCTGAATATCCTTCCCAAGCTTTAGAAAATTCAGGATCAATAATAACTAGTTTCTCAAATGAATTCTCTGCTTCTTTATATTTACCTTGATTTAAGTACCTATTGCCTCTAATGTATAAATCTAATGAAGCTTCTGGAGAATATGTATATATCTTTGGTTCTAATTCAATATTTTCCTCAAATAAATTACAAGAAAATAAAAATAAAATCAAAGATATAAAAAGTAATAAAGAGAAAATTATAAAACTAAACTTAATTGAATTTCTAAAGTACATATTCATACTACATAAATTAATTTTTGAAGAATTTCTTTTTCACTCTTGCTACCAGATTTTATTTGAATATCCATTTCAAGCAAATTTTCTAAAATTTCTTTCATTCTTTTATTTGAATGTTGTTTGGATTGATTAACTATTTTGTTAAATGCATAAGAAGAACTTACTTGAATTTTCTTTTGTAAATCTTTTAAATTCATTGTGTGATTAAGTTCTTGAGCCATGATAATTAATCTTACTTGCCTGGATAACATCTGTTGTATTGAAAAAAAATTTTGACCACTACCAACCATTACTTGTAATAGCTTACTGGATTTTAATATATTTTTTTCTAATATTGAATCAATAAGTTCAAAGATTGAACTTTCTTTTATCCCTGAGACCATCAATTCAATATCTTCTTCTTCAATAATCTTATCGGGTTTATAATTACTTAGCTTAATCAATTCATTATCTAGATAACGATAGTTACTTCCTATAAGATCAATAAGTTTATTGATCCCTGATTGAGAAATTTTTATATTATAGTGAGATTGTCTTTGAATAATCCAATTCTTTATTTTTTCCCATGATCCTCGTCCTGTTGGTATATTAAACAAAAATACTTCACTTAAATCTGAAATATTTGACACTTTATTGGATTTGAGATTTATTTCTTTGTTTTCAACAAAAATTATTTCGTTGACATTAGGTTTATTTAATGTGGATTCGTAAAAATCTTTCCATTCTTCAGATTTACTAGAAATTATTTTTGATACTAAATCATGAAATACTAAGATCCTTCTTCCTCCAAACAAAGAAATTGTATGAATATATTCCTTGTAGCTATTAAAGGAAATATTGTGTGAATAAATAACATTTAGATCCAAATCTGGATCATTTTTATCACCTATTAATTTTTCGAGTTTTTCTTTTGTTGAAAACTCATCATTCCCATGAAGTAACTTTATCAATACTTAAAAATAATTTGTTGGTATCATTTAAATTAAGAAATTTAATAATTATATTATTACAACTTTATGAGAAATTTCATTCTATTGATACCAAGATTAATTTATTTTGGGAGTCAAATATTAAGAGGCCTATTCGATCCTAAAATACCACTTAAAATAAAATTTGTGATCGTTCTAGCTTTATTTTATATTATTGCTCCCAATGATATATTGAAGGATTTTATACCTGTAATAGGACAAATTGACGATATCATAGTCATAGCACTGACTATGTTGATTTATAAATATCAGACTCTGAAAAATTCATTTAGCAATTATAAAGACGATAAAAATAATGACGATAAAATTGTAGATGGGGAATTTAGAACAGTTGAAGATGAAGATGATGATAAAGAAGATGATTAATAATAAAAGAGTAAATAAGGAATAAGGATAATGGGATTTAAGTGTGGAATAGTGGGATTGCCTAATGTTGGAAAATCTACATTATTTAATGCTCTAACTCAAACTAGTAATGCACAAGCAGAAAACTATCCTTTCTGTACTATAGATCCCAATATAGGAGAAGTTGCAATTCCTGATGATCGCCTAAATAATTTAGCCAAAATAAGTGAATCAGAATCAATTATTCCTACTAAAATGTCCTTCGTTGATATAGCTGGATTAGTAAAAGGAGCTTCAAAAGGTGAGGGATTAGGTAATAAGTTTCTAGGAAATATCAGAGAAATGGATGCAATAGCTTATGTTATAAGGTGTTTTGATGATCCTGATGTTACCCATGTGAACGGATCGATTAATCCAGTTCAAGATAGTGAAATAGTTGAAACTGAATTAATGCTTTCAGATTTAGAAAGTATTGAATCAAGAATTCCTTCAATTAAAAAAAAAGCTAAATCTGGAGATAAAGAAGCTAACGAATTATTACCTATAATAGATGGAATTCATAATCTATTGAGTAATGGTAAACCAGCTAGATTATTAAGTATTCCAGATAGTGAAACTCATAAATTAAAAAGTTTACAATTATTAACAAGTAAACCTGTTCTTTATGTATGTAATGTTTCTGAAGATGATGCAAAAAATGGAAATAAGTACTCAAAATTAATTCAAGAAATAGCTAGTAATGAAGGTGCTCTTTCAATAATTATTTCGGCAAAAATAGAATCTGAAATATCTCAATTAAACGATGAAGAAAAAAAAGAATTCTTAATAGCTTTGGGTTTAGAAAAATCAGGATTGGAGCAAATAATTCAATCAGGATACAAACTTCTGGATCTGATAACTTACTTTACATCTGGACCAAAAGAATCAAGAGCTTGGACTATACCAAAAGGATCTAATGCTCCAAGAGCTGCAAGAGAAATACATACTGATTTCGAAAAAGGATTTATTAGAGCTGAAGTGGTTAGTTACAAAGATTATGTAAGCCTAAGGGGAGAAAAAAAATCTAAAGAAGCTGGAAAAATGAGAGTAGAAGGAAAAGACTATATAGTGAAAGATGGTGACGTCATTTACTTTAGATTTAACATTTAGAAATATTCATTAAAATCATAACTTACTGATATATTATAAATAAATTGATTTATGCAGAAGTTTTTCTACTATCAAGATTTAACATAACATTAGTCTTTGAGTGAATCAAAAAAATCAGGTAAATTATTAAATAAGAATAATTAATATAATGTTAAGTATCTAAATAACATCCTATTTTGAATAAAAACGGAGAAGAAATTGAACGACGAAATTGGGAAAATTCAAAAACCTAAAGCTGAAAAGGTAATGGGTAAAAAAAAGGCTTTCATATGTGTTTTGCTACAAGCACCTCAAGAAGCATCAAAAGAATTACATGACTTAATATTTAAATATTGGGAAGCAGTTGATAAGAATATATCTACTTTGGAAGAAAAAACTGGATTAGTAAAAAAAATATTTGTAGAAGGAATTCCTGGCAAGGGAGAAGATGTAGCTATAAACCTAAAAGAAGCAAGTCTAGGTGCATGGAATATTTCAGAAGAAAGAAGGAAAACCGGTGCAGAGATATCTGAGCTAGAAAATTTAGAAAATTTACAAAAAGTTATTGATTGGTCAAAGTGTTTGAATGTAGGCTTAACAAATAGGTCTGTTGCTGAAAAAATATCTGAAGAGTTAAAGAAAGCATCAGAAGAGAGATATGAACATATAAATAAATCCTTAAGTGAAAACCTTGTAGAAGGTGAATCAGCAATTATCTTTACAGGTAATCAAGATATAAATATACCTGATGATATTGAGAAATTTATTATATCTCCCCCGGAATTAGATCAAGTAGCTCAATGGGTAAAAAATGCGCAAGCAGCTATGGAAGCTGAGTTAAAAAAAGCATATGAATCTCAGGCACCTAATGTTGAAAATAACACTCCTGAAGATAAGAAGGATAATTCTGAAAATTCAGATAGTGGGCTATGGACTCCAAGCTAATTAACCAACAAGGATTAGGTCTATACATTCATATTCCTTTTTGTCATACTAAATGTACTTATTGTGACTTCAATACTTACTCAGGTTTAGAAAACTTAATAAATAATTTCGATAATTCAATAAGTAATGAAATAGAATTTTGGTCACTCAATAAGGATTATATTGTTGAAAGTATTTTTATTGGTGGAGGAACTCCATCATATGTTGAAACCAAAGTCATAGGAAATATTTTAGAAAAAGTGAGAAATAATTTTCATTTATCTAACGATATAGAAATTACACTAGAAATAAATCCTGAAGATGTATCTTATGCAAAGTCAATAAATTGGAAAAGTATGGGTATTAATAGATGCTCTGTAGGGATACAGTCTTTAGATAATGATGAACTTAAGATACTAAACAGAAGGCATGATTCATTACAAGCTTTAGTTGCAATCAGGACTTTATCAGAAGTGTTTGAAAATATTTCTGTTGATTTAATTTATGGACTCCCACTTCAAACTAAAGATTCATATATTAATACTCTAAATCAAATTATTTCAGAAAAAATTAATCATATATCGTGTTATTCTCTTCAAGTTGAAAAAGGTACTATATTAGATCATCAGGTAAAGAATAATAAAATTAATGTTGCCAATGACGATTTATCAGCAGAAATGTATAAAAGTACTCAAATGATCTTAAAGGAAAATAATTTTAATCATTATGAAATTTCCAATTGGTCAAAAGAGAATAAAACCTCAAGACATAACTTAAAATATTGGAGGATGGAACCATACGTAGGAATAGGGCCAGGAGCTCATTCTTTCATAGATAAGAAAAGATTTAGCATACTGAAATCTCCAAAAAAATATGTAGAATTTTTCAAGAATTATAAAAACTCCAAAAGATCAATTAAAGAAAAAATAATCTATCTAGAACAAAATAAAATCTTAGATATTTATGAAGATAATATTAAAGAAAATGAAATTCTAGAATTCTTAATGTTAAGTCTCAGACTTAAGGAGGGAATTAACATATCTAAATTTTATTCTAAATTTAAGTTAGATTTCGAAGATTTATACTTGAGTAAATTAGAATATTTTATCAATGAAAATATTCTGATTAAGAAAAAAGGTAATTATATCCTTAGTGATAAAGGTAAACTATTTGCTAATGAAGTTGCCAGTAATTTCGTATGAGAAAAAAAATCTAATTAGATTTTTTTCTCAACCCATATCTCCAAATCAACATAATATTTGAAGCAACAAAGATTGAACTATAAGTTCCCACAATTACACCTAAAAGTAATACTAATAGAAAATCTCTAAGTGATTGACCACCAAATAATAACATTGCTAGAATAACCATCGAAGTAGTTAAGGATGTACCGAGAGACCTTGTCACTGATTCCATAACAGACTTATTAACAACAGACAAATATTCCATAGATTTGTTCATTGTGATATTTTCCCTAAGTCTATCAAATATCACAATAGTGTCATTAACTGAGTAACCAATTACGGTTAAAATACCCACTATAAAAATTGAATTTACAGTTGATCCAAAGAATTGACTCAATATAATAAACAATCCCATAACTACAAACACATCATGAATAAGAGTTATAATTGCTGAAATTGCATATAAGTATGCTTGGTCAATATTTCTGAATGCATACACTATATAAAGCATCACAAATAAAGAGGATATTAGAACAGCTATAATTGAATTTCTAATAGTATTTTGAGCAACTGAAGAACCTACTGTATTAGTATCTAATGTCACTGGATTATTACCAGTTAACTTTTCAAGTTCTTTATCAACTATTTCTTTTCCATTAACACCAAGGTCAGAAGTTCTGATATAAAATTCATTATTTCCCATAGATTGAACAAGAGTTCCTTTGTAACCAACTTGAGAAAATGTATTAGATATCTGTTCTTGTGATGGAGGATTATCATCCCATCTATAGGTAACAGTTGTTCCAGATGTGAAATCTATACCAAGAGGTAATCCTGGTACAAATAATAAAATTACAGATAAAATCAGCAGGATAAAAGAAAAGTATAGGAAATAAATCTTATTAGTCATAACATTCATTATTTACTCTCCTTTTTTACAGCATTCCTTGCTATTGGCATAAATAGCCCAACCTTAGATATACTCTGATTTCTGGTAATTATTCTTGTTAAGATTCTATTAACTTGAAAACTTGTGATCATACTTAATAAAACTCCTACCCCCAAAGTTAAAGCAAATCCCTGCATAACAGAAGTAGAAAAATTAGAACCAAACCAATATAAAACAATTGCAATAATTAATGTAGAAAAATTACCATCCCTAATTGATGACCAAGCTCTGTCAAAGCCTATTGTTATAGAGTTTAATAAGTTTCTTCCAGATTTAAGTTCTTCTTTTATTCTTTCAGAAATAAGAATATTCGCATCCACAGCAAATCCAATAGATAGAATTAATGCCGCAGCTCCAGATAAAGTTAGAGTAACAGGTAATATTTTAAATATAGCAACTAAAAATAACAGGTAAATAATTAATGTAACGGATGCTATTATCCCGGGAATCTTATAGTAAGAAATCATAAAAAATAGTACTAATATAAAACCAACAATTCCTGCAGTAAGACTTTTAGTTAGCGATTCAGAACCAAGAACTGCGTCAACATTCCGTTCTTGAATTAAATCTAATTTTGCTGGTAAGGCTCCAGATCTTAATTGAACAGCAATTTCTCTTGCTCTTTCTCCATCAATATCTTTACCATAAATATACGCCCTACCACCAGAGATAGCTTTATCGGCTCCAGGTGTTACCAATTCCTCGTTATCTAAATAAATAGCCAGCAAGTCTCCAGTTCGAGATATACGATCTGTTATTTCATAAAAGTTATCAGAACCATCATCATCGAATACTATGTTTACTACAGGTTGAGATAATTCAGCAACTGTTCCAGGAGATGCATCTGTTAGATTCTTAGATTCAATTCCAGTTGCTACCTCATTATAATATTGAGGGTCATAACACTTAACCATTTCCCAAATTTGTGAATCTAATTCTTCAGGTTTATTTTTTCCACATTCTCTTACTCTGAATTCTAATTGTGCGGTAGATCCAATTAATCTTTTAGCTGATTGTATTCCACCACTAACTACAAAAGTTTCTAAATTTCCTTCTGTTTGAAAATTAACTAAATTATAATCCAATTCAGATAAGGAAAGCATTATTTTTTCTCTTTGACTTTCATCACCATAACCATAATTATTAAGTTTCAAATGAAACTCACCGAATTCTTTATTTTCTAAAGATGAGTAAGTTATATCAGATTTTTTTAAAACTGATTCTAGATCCTCTGAGCTTGGAAATTCTAAATCTTCTCCCTCTTCTTTATTTTCAATTCTATTTGGAGAAAAATTTATTTTTATAAGTACTTCAATTTCATTAGATAAGAAACTCTTAAGATTATCAATAATAGATTGACTTAGTGATTCATCTGAATTTAGTTCTAATTCTCCATCAATTGCATTAAGTTCAAAAGAAGTATCAATTAATTCTTCTAATTTGTCTTTAATAACAGTGATGTTTTGGTCATTTCCAGATAAAGAAAAAACTATTTTATCACCTTTCTGAGAAGGAATTTGAACTAAAATTTTATTAGGTGGAGTTCCGAGTAGCTGTACATTAGCTTCACTAACCCCAAACTCGTTTACTCTTTTATCAATAATCTTTCTGACTCCTTGAGCATCCTCCAAGGTAGGTTCTTCTCCTGTTGATGACTCTATAGAGTAAACTAAATGAGTTCCACCTCTCAAGTCTAAGCCTAAAACCATACCTAGAAGATTATCATTATTTCCTCTTTCCCAATCATTTATTTTTATAGGATTTATAGAAATCGCAAGTATAGATAAAATTAAGAATACTACTAGTAATATTATTGCTCTGAATCTCAACAATTTTTTCCTTTTTTACTAAATATCTACAGAAGCCTCATCAATTGAACTATCTGATTTAATTTTTGATAATTGTATTTTTTTTTCTATTACTTCATCTACAATCTTATCTTGAGATGAAGCCTTAGTTTTATTTACTAAAATTTTATATCCTATATCATGCCAATGAACATCATTGGGTGTAATACCAGATTTGTGTAAATCTTCATGACTTTTAAGATGATCAAGATATACTATACCATTAAGGTGATCGATCTCGTGTTCAATAGCTTGGGATAATAGATCAGTTGCAGATAACTTTATTTTTGCTTTATTTTTATCTATATATGATGCATCAATACTAATCGATCTTTCTATTATTCCTGTGAAGCCAGGTACACTTAAGCATCCTTCTTCAACATTTCTTTTTCCATAAGAATTTTCAATCTTAGGATTAAACATAATCATAGGTTCATTTTCAGGGATTTGAATTGTAATTAGTTTGAGTAATTTACCAACTTGAGGTGCAGCTAATCCAATTCCTTTAGCTGAGCGCATTGTCTCCAACATATTAAAGCCGAGTTCTGTAACCTCTTTGTTTATTTCTTTTATTTCTTTTGACTGCTGTCTTAAAATTGGATCTGGAAATACTCTGATAGGTAAGATTGTCATATTTAACCCTCTATCTGGCTTCTTTAATTCTAGCCTTTTTACCAGTTAAATCTCTTAAATAGTAGAGTTTTGATTTTCTAACTTTACCTTTTCTGATAACTTTAACTGATTCTATTGAAGGAGAACTGATAGGAACTGTCCTTTCTACTCCAACTCCAGACGATATTCTTCTAACAGTAAAAGTTTTACCAGGCAAAACTTTATTCCCATTAATATGACTTCCTCTAATGACATTCCCTTGAAAAGACTGAACCCTTTCTCTATCACCCTCTTTGATTAAGAGATTTAATATAACAGTATCTCCACTCGAGAAAGAATCGATACTGTTATTTGAAGGTACTTTGCCTAAATAGTCTAATATTTCTTCAGCTTTTGGCTCTTCTGCTGGAGTTTCCTCAGCTTTTGGCTCTTCTTGGTTTTTTTCTTCTTCA contains:
- a CDS encoding C-terminal binding protein, which encodes MAKYKVVFLGPEDDNLEYEKAEMADLDVEFVKANPRSEGEAMEVVKDADAILNRAGWGSEQFIKSTKNCKVLAVYSHGFNHVDAEAATEHGMMITNGAGMCAEEVSNQAVAFTLALNRQVVQYTLQLRDGGKWNGGEFSPIEPLDEQTLGIIGFGNIGRQIARKLGAWRMNTLVYDPYCPPWLIKEYGVEQVWELNDIFKKSDYVIAIVPLNPETYHMIGKEQFDHMKESAYFINVCRGSVVDEKDLIEALNNKKFRGAGLDVFEQEPADPNNPLFSMPNVIVAPHIAGQSTRSAWLSRRRASQQVAAVLRGQRPSALQNPAVTSKLEMLSSMPANEPKL
- a CDS encoding tetratricopeptide repeat protein; this encodes MNMYFRNSIKFSFIIFSLLLFISLILFLFSCNLFEENIELEPKIYTYSPEASLDLYIRGNRYLNQGKYKEAENSFEKLVIIDPEFSKAWEGYSESLLLQNDLDQSLEYIDKAISINSSIASHLSKKSLVLYYLGDYDASETFSSRALEIDQNDVRALIVLGAVKTQKGLYDQSKEIFDLAIKIEPDDSSIYFWRGKNYVNMFDFDNGMIELNKAIDMDRSQPAYYIERGQLYRIIGNKTDAKFDFEEAIEIAKNPRKQHLIDKAKALLIELEDE
- the holA gene encoding DNA polymerase III subunit delta; amino-acid sequence: MIKLLHGNDEFSTKEKLEKLIGDKNDPDLDLNVIYSHNISFNSYKEYIHTISLFGGRRILVFHDLVSKIISSKSEEWKDFYESTLNKPNVNEIIFVENKEINLKSNKVSNISDLSEVFLFNIPTGRGSWEKIKNWIIQRQSHYNIKISQSGINKLIDLIGSNYRYLDNELIKLSNYKPDKIIEEEDIELMVSGIKESSIFELIDSILEKNILKSSKLLQVMVGSGQNFFSIQQMLSRQVRLIIMAQELNHTMNLKDLQKKIQVSSSYAFNKIVNQSKQHSNKRMKEILENLLEMDIQIKSGSKSEKEILQKLIYVV
- a CDS encoding DUF1232 domain-containing protein — encoded protein: MRNFILLIPRLIYFGSQILRGLFDPKIPLKIKFVIVLALFYIIAPNDILKDFIPVIGQIDDIIVIALTMLIYKYQTLKNSFSNYKDDKNNDDKIVDGEFRTVEDEDDDKEDD
- the ychF gene encoding redox-regulated ATPase YchF, which produces MGFKCGIVGLPNVGKSTLFNALTQTSNAQAENYPFCTIDPNIGEVAIPDDRLNNLAKISESESIIPTKMSFVDIAGLVKGASKGEGLGNKFLGNIREMDAIAYVIRCFDDPDVTHVNGSINPVQDSEIVETELMLSDLESIESRIPSIKKKAKSGDKEANELLPIIDGIHNLLSNGKPARLLSIPDSETHKLKSLQLLTSKPVLYVCNVSEDDAKNGNKYSKLIQEIASNEGALSIIISAKIESEISQLNDEEKKEFLIALGLEKSGLEQIIQSGYKLLDLITYFTSGPKESRAWTIPKGSNAPRAAREIHTDFEKGFIRAEVVSYKDYVSLRGEKKSKEAGKMRVEGKDYIVKDGDVIYFRFNI
- the hemW gene encoding radical SAM family heme chaperone HemW is translated as MDSKLINQQGLGLYIHIPFCHTKCTYCDFNTYSGLENLINNFDNSISNEIEFWSLNKDYIVESIFIGGGTPSYVETKVIGNILEKVRNNFHLSNDIEITLEINPEDVSYAKSINWKSMGINRCSVGIQSLDNDELKILNRRHDSLQALVAIRTLSEVFENISVDLIYGLPLQTKDSYINTLNQIISEKINHISCYSLQVEKGTILDHQVKNNKINVANDDLSAEMYKSTQMILKENNFNHYEISNWSKENKTSRHNLKYWRMEPYVGIGPGAHSFIDKKRFSILKSPKKYVEFFKNYKNSKRSIKEKIIYLEQNKILDIYEDNIKENEILEFLMLSLRLKEGINISKFYSKFKLDFEDLYLSKLEYFINENILIKKKGNYILSDKGKLFANEVASNFV
- the secF gene encoding protein translocase subunit SecF, with translation MNVMTNKIYFLYFSFILLILSVILLFVPGLPLGIDFTSGTTVTYRWDDNPPSQEQISNTFSQVGYKGTLVQSMGNNEFYIRTSDLGVNGKEIVDKELEKLTGNNPVTLDTNTVGSSVAQNTIRNSIIAVLISSLFVMLYIVYAFRNIDQAYLYAISAIITLIHDVFVVMGLFIILSQFFGSTVNSIFIVGILTVIGYSVNDTIVIFDRLRENITMNKSMEYLSVVNKSVMESVTRSLGTSLTTSMVILAMLLFGGQSLRDFLLVLLLGVIVGTYSSIFVASNIMLIWRYGLRKKSN
- the secD gene encoding protein translocase subunit SecD, encoding MLRFRAIILLVVFLILSILAISINPIKINDWERGNNDNLLGMVLGLDLRGGTHLVYSIESSTGEEPTLEDAQGVRKIIDKRVNEFGVSEANVQLLGTPPNKILVQIPSQKGDKIVFSLSGNDQNITVIKDKLEELIDTSFELNAIDGELELNSDESLSQSIIDNLKSFLSNEIEVLIKINFSPNRIENKEEGEDLEFPSSEDLESVLKKSDITYSSLENKEFGEFHLKLNNYGYGDESQREKIMLSLSELDYNLVNFQTEGNLETFVVSGGIQSAKRLIGSTAQLEFRVRECGKNKPEELDSQIWEMVKCYDPQYYNEVATGIESKNLTDASPGTVAELSQPVVNIVFDDDGSDNFYEITDRISRTGDLLAIYLDNEELVTPGADKAISGGRAYIYGKDIDGERAREIAVQLRSGALPAKLDLIQERNVDAVLGSESLTKSLTAGIVGFILVLFFMISYYKIPGIIASVTLIIYLLFLVAIFKILPVTLTLSGAAALILSIGFAVDANILISERIKEELKSGRNLLNSITIGFDRAWSSIRDGNFSTLIIAIVLYWFGSNFSTSVMQGFALTLGVGVLLSMITSFQVNRILTRIITRNQSISKVGLFMPIARNAVKKESK